The genomic stretch TCACCTCTTCTATGCCGACGGCCAGGCAACGCCCGGCACCGACCTCACCTTCTTCGACTGGCCGGTTGGCCGCGAGCGGCGCGGCACCAACAGCATAGCGCGGACCAGCCTCAGGGTCAGCAGCTCGGAAAGCCTTGCTTGGTGGAAGCAGCACCTCGCCGACGAAAACATCGTGACGGGAGAGATTGCCGACATCGGTGGCCTCCCGTCGCTGGATTTCGAAGATCCTGAAGGCCAGCGCCTGCGGCTGGTCAGCGATGGCGGCAAGGGCGGCAGCCATCCCTGGTCGCAAAGCCCGGTGCCGGCCGAGCATCAGATCCGCGGGCTAGGGCCGATCGTCATCAGTGTTCCCGACATCACCAACACCGAGGCGGTGCTGACCAGGGTGATGAACATGCGCAAGGTCCGCGACTACGCCTCGCCGGACGGCGAGGGCCAGGTCCATGTCTTCGAAATGGGTGCCGGTGGGCCGGCGGCGGAGCTTCACGTCGCCGTGCAGCCTCGGCTGGCGCCCGCAAGGCAAGGTGCCGGTGCGGTTCACCATGTCGCCTTCAGGGCGCCGGACCAGGAGACGTTGCATCTGTGGACCGCTCGTCTGGCCGAATTCCGGCTGCCGTCAAGCGGCGAGGTCGAGCGTTATTACTTCCGCTCGCTCTATTTCCGCGAGCCGAACGGCATCCTGTTCGAGATCGCCACCGACGGGCCGGGGTTCACCGCTGACGAGCCGCTGGAGACGCTGGGCGAAAGCCTTGCCCTGCCGCCTTTCCTCGAAGCAAAGCGCGCCTCGATCGAGGCCGGCCTCAAGCCGTTGAAGTAGAACGGCCCCCAGCGGGCGCCACGTTCCGGTTCGGGAATGCGATGCCCGTTCTTTCTCAGAGACTAAACGACGCGCTTTGACAGCCGGCCGCGTTGCTGGTCAAAGGCGGCATGACGAAACTCCTCGCCCTTGTCATCGTCGGCTTCATGGTCATCCAGCTGATCAAACCGATCGGCTGGCCCGGGCTGAAGCGCCGCGGGGATTTCTGGAAGCTGGCGCTGCTGGCGATGGCGGCCATCTCGCTGGCGGCCGTGCTCGGGCATTTGACCTAACGCTCACACCGGCAACAGCGGATCCGGCGTTCAGCTGGCGAGCACCAGACCGACGAGGTGTTCCGCCCAGGCCCGGTAACCTGCCTCCGAGGCATGGAACCCGTCGGAGGCAAAACCGGCCTCCGGGTTGGTGATCGGGAGGCGGGGCGCCGGCACCGCGCCGCGCTCCAGGCAGAGCCGTTCGCCCATCCGGTTCATTGCGGTGGCGCGGATTTCGAGGATCTTGCCAAGCAGCGGCGGCATGGCCGGTGCCCGCGTGAACTCCAGCACCGGCGACCACACCACCCGCGCCTCCGGCCACTTGGCACGCAGCGCGTAGAGCAGGCCGCCGAACTCCTTCTTGAAGCGCGGCACGGAATGAAAATTCTTGGTGTCGTTGGTGCCGATGGCAAGCACGATATGCGTCCATGGATCGGCCGACAGGTTGGGCAGGACATGGTCGCGGATCTGGCCCGATGTCGCCGAATTGAAGCCGGCGGCGCGCCAGCGCACAGCGCGACCGGTACGCTGCGCAATCAGCACGGCGAGTTGCGCGGCAAGCCCGTTTTCCGAATTGCCGATGCCGACCGAGGCTGCCGAGGAATCACCCAGCACTAGCAGCGAGATGTCAGGCGCCTTGCCGGCGAGATCGTGCATGACCGGCCCTTGTGCCGGCAGCATGCGCGAGGTGCGGCGGCGCACGCCGAGCCCCTGCCAGACGTAGACGGGAAAGGCGAGCCAGGTGAGAAGGGCGGGGAAGCGCATGGCGGAACCGTGGAATGATCGGCGGCAGGCTTAGCGCATGTTTGGGTCGAGGTGAACGGATCCTTGCACAGCCGGCCGGTGCCCTAAGGGGATACATCGCCCTGTTGCGACCTGTTTCCATATTCGTCGTGCAGTCGCACCCAGTCCATGAAGGTCCTGTAAGGTCCGGTTTCGTCACGGCCTTTCGGTGCAATGTCGAGATACTGATAGGCGCCGATGAACTGCTCGCTGCCGCGGGCGCGTGACATGAAGGTCAGGAAGATGTCACTGGTTTCGCTCTTGTGGAAGACAGTGGTGCCGGGCAGGTCTTTCGACGTCAGCACCGGTGTTTCGAAATTGTAGACCGCTTCGCCTGATGCAATCTGCTTGTCGGTGAAGGACACCTGCATATCGAAATTGAAGTCCGAGGCATAAGAAGACACCCAGTCGAACTTCCAACCCATGCGCTGCTTGTAGGGCTGCAATTCGGCGAGCGGCGCCTGTGACACGGCGACAAGCGACACGTCATGATGCCTCAGATGCCGGTTGGCGCCGTCCATATGGTCGGCGACGAAGGCGCAGCTTTCACAGTGATGATTGGAACCTGGCGCAAACACGAAGTGGTAGACGATCAGCTGGCTGTTGGCGCCAAACAGGTTGGCCAGTCTCTTCGGTCCTTGTTCGGTCTCGAAAACATAGTCCTTCCTGATCTTCAGCCAGGGCAGTTCACGCCGCTCGGCCGCGATGTGTTCGCGTAGCCGTGTCAGTTCCTTCTCGCGCGCCAGATGCGCCTTGTGCGCCTGGAACCAGTCTTCGCGTGAAACAACCTTGTTGCGATGCATGAACCTCTCCCTGTCTCTCATCCCAAGGACGTTCGGGATGAGCGCAAACCGACATCGCCGCCGGCAACGCCCAGAGGAAATAGGAATGAGGAGGTCTCCGCCCAAATCCGCAGGCAACAAAAACCCGGGCGCATCGGCCCGGGTTCTTATGAAGACGGAAGGGACGAATCAGGCGGCCTGTTCGAGGCTCGCTTTCCATTTTCCGAGCGCGGCCAGATAATTCATGTGAGCGCGATGGGTGAAGGCGGCCTGACCGGCGGCAATGTTCGAAGCCTTGCCGCTCCATGCTTTTTGCGGGGCGGCCTGCAGTGCGCGGCCATAGGAGAAGGTCAGCTTCCATGGGTGCGGGCCGATGGCGTTGATGGCGTTGAGATTGGCGGTCGCCTCCTCATCCTCCTGGCCGCCGGAGAGGAATGCGATGCCCGGCACCGCCGCCGGCACCGTCTCGCGGAACAGTTTTATCGTCATCTCGGCGACCTTTTCGGGGCTGTCCACCGTACCCGACTTCTTGCCCGACAGGACCATGTTGGGCTTCAGGATCGTGCCTTCGAGCACGACGCCGGCCGCATGGAGTTCGTCATAGAGCTTGATCAGCGTCGCCTTGGAAACCGCGTAGCAGGTATCGATGTCATGGGCGCCGTCCATCAGCACTTCCGGCTCGACGATCGGCACGATGCCGGCTTCCTGGCAAAGCGCGGCATAGCGGGCGAGCGCATGGGTGTTCGCGTTGATCGAATTGACCGAGGGCACGCCCTTGCCGGTATCGATGTCGATCACCGCACGCCATTTGGCGAAACGGGCGCCGAGCTTGTAGTAGTCGGCAAGGCGCTCGCGCAGGCCGTCGAGGCCCTCGGTGACGGTGTCGCCGGGAAATCCGGCCAGAGGCTTGGCGCCGGCATCGACCTTGATGCCGGGAATGGAGCCGGCCGCCTTGATGATGTCGACCAGCGGTGTGCCGTCGGCGGCCTTCTGGCGGATCGTCTCGTCATAGAGGATGACGCCGGAAATATACTTGGTCATCGCGTCCTTGGCGCGGAACATCATCTCGCGATAGTCACGGCGACTGTCGGCGGTCGATTCAACGCCGATGACGTCGAAGCGCTTCTTGATGGTGCCGGAACTTTCGTCGGCGGCCAGCAGGCCCTTGCCGTTGGCCACGATCGCGGCGGCAATGTCTTCGAGACGTTCGCTCATCATGCTTCTCCTGGAGGGGTTCGTTCCGCGCTTAACGGAAGTCTACCGCCAAAGGAATGGCATCGGAAAGCTCGAATCGATTGAAAGTTTCGGGCGCCGTCCGCCGCGTCGTCGATCCCGCCGGGGCCTACTTCTTCAGCACATCGACGCCGGGCAGCGGCTTGCCTTCCATCCATTCCAGGAAGGCGCCGCCGGCGGTCGAGACATAGGTGAAGTCGTCGGCGACCCCGGCGTGGTTGAGCGCTGCCACCGTATCCCCGCCACCGGCGACGGAGACCAGCTTGCCGGCCTTGGTGCGCGCGGCAGCGTGTTTTGCCGCCGCCACCGTGGCGTGGTCGAACGGCTCGATCTCGAAGGCGCCGAGCGGGCCGTTCCAGACCAGTGTCGCGGCGCGGTCGATCCATTCGCCGATGGTGGTCACGGTCTTGGCGCCGACATCGAGGATCATGCCGTCGGCCGGCACGTCCGAAATGGCGACAGTCTCGCAGGCAGCACCGGCCTTAAACTCTTTGGCGACGACGCCGTCGACCGGCAGGATGATGGCGCAGCCGGCCTCGGCCGCCTCGATCATGATCTGCTTGGCAGTGGAGGCAAGGTCATGCTCGCACAGCGACTTGCCGACATCGGTGCCGCGCGCGGCAAGGAAGGTGTTGGCCATGCCGCCGCCGATGACCAGCGCGTCGACCTTCTTCACCAGGTTCATCAGCAGGTCGATCTTGGTCGAGACCTTGGCGCCGCCGACGATGGCGACGACTGGACGGACCGGGTTGCCCAGGCCCTTCTCCAGTGCTTCCAGTTCGGCCTGCATGGTGCGGCCGGCAAAGGACGGCAAGAGACGCGCCAGCCCTTCGGTCGAGGCGTGGGCACGGTGCGCTGCCGAGAAGGCATCGTTGACGAAGATGTCGCCATTGGCGGCGAGCCGTTCGGTGAAGGCCGGATCGTTCTTCTCCTCGGCCTTGTAGAAGCGGGTGTTTTCCAAGAGCAGCACATCGCCCTTGTTCATGGCGGCGACAGCGCTTCCCGCCGTGTCGCCGACGCAATCCGAGGCAAAGCCGACGGGACGGCCAAGCACCTCGGCTGTCGCCTTGGCGATCGGCTCGAGCGAGAATTCTGGCGAGGGGCCATCCTTCGGCCGGCCGAAATGGGCGAGCAGGATGACCTTGGCGCCCTTGCGGGACAATTCGGCGATGGTCGGCGCGATGCGCTCGATGCGGGTGGCGTCGGTGACCTTGCCGTCGGCGACGGGAACGTTGAGGTCGACGCGCACCAGCACGCGCTTGCCGCTGATGTTGCCGATATCGTCCAGTGTCTTGAAGGCGGCCATGCGGATTCCTTTCGCGAAAATCGCCGGGACCATACCCCGCGCCAACGACGATGCAAGGCTTTGGCCGCGGTGCGATGCGAAATTTTGAGGCGAGCGGGGACATAGTGCGTGAAGATCGCCCTACGCGGATGGGGCGAGGCAAACGACCGCCCTTGTCAGCCCTCGGTCGTTGCCTTTTCAACCGGCGGTTCCGGGGCCGGTTTCTGGTCCGCCTGAGCCGCTTCTACCTGCGTTTCGGTCGGCTTGCGCCAGTTGCGGATGAAGGCGCTGAGGCGGTCGCCCATCTCGCCGGCGCTCAGGAACACCGGCACCCGCGCCACCGGTGCGGTCGGCTCGAAGGAGAGGCCGAGACCCGTGATCCTGCCCTTGTCATCGACATCCCTGACGATCAGCTCGATCTGGCCGATCAGCACGCGGTCGGCATATTCGGCATGGCCACCAAGCCGCGCCGTGACCAGCGCGCCTACGGTCTGCTTCTGCTCCGCCTCGGTCAGGCCAGGCGCGTAGGCTGCTTCCAGTTCGGCGGCGGAGCGTGCCGGGTCGACGGCGAAGGCGCCGAAGAAATCGGCATCTTCCGGGTCGACCACGGCGCGGCTGGCGAACAGCTTGTCGAGCAGGCGCGGATAGCGGTCCGGCACGAAGATGTAGACCTGATCGCCGGCGGCCAGCCTGCCCATGTCCTGGAAGCGCATCGAGCGGCCGTCGCGCAGCACCAGCGAGGGCCGTGCCCAGCGCGGAATGCGCTCGCCGCGCGCCACAGGGCTGCCATGCGCGACGCGATAGGCGAGAAGCTCGTGATGCGCGGAGCCGGGCAGTTCGAGCTCGACCTTGTCGAGCGGGCCGAGGCGCGCCGGCACGATGAGGCCAAGGCGACGCGCCAGGGGGCCGACGGTCCAGCCCTGGATGACCAGCGACACCAGGACGATGATGAAGGCGGTATTGAAGATGACACGGCCATTCTCCAGCCCGCCGAGCAGCGGGGTGATGGCGAGCAGGATGGAGACGGCGCCGCGCAGCCCGACCCAGGAAACGAAGGCGACCTCGGGGCGCGGCAGGCGGAACGGGATCAGGCAGAGCCAGACCGCGATGGGCCGGGCGACGAACATCAGGAACAGGCCAAGCGCTATTGCCGGCACCATGATGGCAGGAAACTGCGAGGGCGTCGCGAACAGGCCGAGGATCAGGAACATGATGATCTGCGCCAGCCACGACATGCCGTCCTGGAAGCGCTTGAGGATGGTGACGGCGCGGATATCGGAATTGCCGGCAATGAGGCCGGCGATATAGACCGCCAGGAAGCCGGAGCCGCCAATGGCGCCGTCGGCGGCGAAGACCATCAGCGACAGGGTCAGCACGAAGATCGGCAGCAGGCCGTGGTCGAGATTGAGCCGGTCGACGAGACGCACGATGGCGAGGCCGCCGAGCACGCCGACTATGGCGCCGAGGCCCATATTGATGACGAAGCCAAGGATCAGGTTGGTGACCAGGACATTGGTTTCGGGGTTGGCGTGGGCGGCGATGACCTCGACCAGGGTGATGGTCAGGAAGATGGCGATCGGGTCGTTGGTGCCGGATTCCACCTCAAGGGTGGAACGCACACGTTCGCGCAGATTGATCTCGCCGGCGCGCAGCAGGAAGAACACCGCCGCCGCGTCGGTCGAAGCGACGGCGGCGCCGAGCAGGAAGGATTCCAGCCAGGTCAGGTCGAGCAGGTAATGGGCGGCGGCGCCGAACAGGCCGGTGGTGATAAGGACGCCGAAGGTTGCCAGCGACAGCGCCGGCCCCGCCGCCTGCCGCAAGGCGTTGAGCGGCGTGCCGAAACCGGAATCGAACAGGATGACCGCCAGCGCCAGTGAGCCGGCAAAATAGGCGATGCGGGCGTTGTCGAATTCGATGCCGAGGCCGTCGGTTCCGGTGGCGAGCCCGATGCAGAGAAACAGAAGCAGGAGAGGGGCGCCGAAGCGGAAGGCGATCAGGCTCGAAAACGCGGCGGCGACAACAAGCGCTGTGCCGACCAGCGTGACGAGATAGATCGCATGCTCCATCCGTGATTTGCCCCTCGAATTCCTCTTTCTACCGATTTACGGGAGAGTGGGGCGAAGGCATGGCCAGTGCAAGGCGCAAGGGTGGTTTTTTGGCGCGGGCCGCTGATTTTCCGGCGTTCAGCGTTGCTGCTCCGGCAAATGAAAAACGCCCGGACGAAGCCGGGCGTTTCAAGTCTCCGGAAGGTAGTCTTCGATCAGGCGATGGTCTTGCCGAAGGCGACGGCGGTGTCGCCCATGCGGTTGGAGAAACCCCACTCATTGTCATACCAGGACAGCACCGAAACGAAGTTGCCGTCCATCACCTTGGTCTGGTCGAGCGCCATGATCGAGGACCGCGGATCGTGGTTGAAGTCGATCGAGACGTTCGGGTGATGGGTGACGCCGAGAATGCCCTTCAGTCTGCCGTTGGAGGCGGCGATGACCGCTTCGTTGATTTCCTGGACCGTGGTGGCGCGCTTGGCGATGAACTTGAAGTCGACGACCGAGACGTTCGGGGTCGGCACGCGGATCGAGATGCCGTCGAGCTTGCCCTTGAGGTCGGGGAGGACAAGACCGATGGCCTTGGCGGCGCCGGTCGAGGTCGGGATCTGCGAAAGGGCCGCGGCGCGGGCGCGGTAGAGATCCTTGTGCATGGTGTCCAGCGTCGGCTGGTCGCCCGTGTAGGAGTGGATCGTCGTCATCATGCCTTTTTCGATGCCGACCGTCTCGTGCAGCACGGCGGCCAGCGGCGCCAGGCAGTTGGTCGTGCAGGACGCGTTCGAGATGACGATGTGGTCCTTGGTCAGCTTGTCGTGGTTGATGCCGTAGACGACGGTCAGGTCGGCTCCGTCGGCAGGTGCGGAGACCAGCACGCGCTTGGCGCCGGCGGTCAGGTGCGCTGCCGCCTTGTCGCGGGCGGTGAAGATGCCGGTACATTCGAGCGCGATGTCGACGCCGAGTTCCTTCCACGGCAGCTGTGTCGGGTCCTTGATGGCGGTGACCTTGAACTTTTCCTTGCCGACGGTGATCTGGTCGCCATCGACGCTCACCTCGTGCGGGAAGCGGCCATGCACGCTGTCGTAGCGCAGCAGATGGGCATTGGTCTCGACCGGGCCGAGATCGTTGACGGCGACGACGTCGATGTCCTTGCGGCCGGACTCATGGA from Mesorhizobium sp. NZP2077 encodes the following:
- a CDS encoding SGNH/GDSL hydrolase family protein — encoded protein: MRFPALLTWLAFPVYVWQGLGVRRRTSRMLPAQGPVMHDLAGKAPDISLLVLGDSSAASVGIGNSENGLAAQLAVLIAQRTGRAVRWRAAGFNSATSGQIRDHVLPNLSADPWTHIVLAIGTNDTKNFHSVPRFKKEFGGLLYALRAKWPEARVVWSPVLEFTRAPAMPPLLGKILEIRATAMNRMGERLCLERGAVPAPRLPITNPEAGFASDGFHASEAGYRAWAEHLVGLVLAS
- a CDS encoding potassium/proton antiporter; the protein is MEHAIYLVTLVGTALVVAAAFSSLIAFRFGAPLLLLFLCIGLATGTDGLGIEFDNARIAYFAGSLALAVILFDSGFGTPLNALRQAAGPALSLATFGVLITTGLFGAAAHYLLDLTWLESFLLGAAVASTDAAAVFFLLRAGEINLRERVRSTLEVESGTNDPIAIFLTITLVEVIAAHANPETNVLVTNLILGFVINMGLGAIVGVLGGLAIVRLVDRLNLDHGLLPIFVLTLSLMVFAADGAIGGSGFLAVYIAGLIAGNSDIRAVTILKRFQDGMSWLAQIIMFLILGLFATPSQFPAIMVPAIALGLFLMFVARPIAVWLCLIPFRLPRPEVAFVSWVGLRGAVSILLAITPLLGGLENGRVIFNTAFIIVLVSLVIQGWTVGPLARRLGLIVPARLGPLDKVELELPGSAHHELLAYRVAHGSPVARGERIPRWARPSLVLRDGRSMRFQDMGRLAAGDQVYIFVPDRYPRLLDKLFASRAVVDPEDADFFGAFAVDPARSAAELEAAYAPGLTEAEQKQTVGALVTARLGGHAEYADRVLIGQIELIVRDVDDKGRITGLGLSFEPTAPVARVPVFLSAGEMGDRLSAFIRNWRKPTETQVEAAQADQKPAPEPPVEKATTEG
- a CDS encoding class I fructose-bisphosphate aldolase, which codes for MSERLEDIAAAIVANGKGLLAADESSGTIKKRFDVIGVESTADSRRDYREMMFRAKDAMTKYISGVILYDETIRQKAADGTPLVDIIKAAGSIPGIKVDAGAKPLAGFPGDTVTEGLDGLRERLADYYKLGARFAKWRAVIDIDTGKGVPSVNSINANTHALARYAALCQEAGIVPIVEPEVLMDGAHDIDTCYAVSKATLIKLYDELHAAGVVLEGTILKPNMVLSGKKSGTVDSPEKVAEMTIKLFRETVPAAVPGIAFLSGGQEDEEATANLNAINAIGPHPWKLTFSYGRALQAAPQKAWSGKASNIAAGQAAFTHRAHMNYLAALGKWKASLEQAA
- a CDS encoding ring-cleaving dioxygenase, with amino-acid sequence MSLQLTGIHHLTAITANAPGNLHFYTKVLGLRLVKKTVNQDDTSAYHLFYADGQATPGTDLTFFDWPVGRERRGTNSIARTSLRVSSSESLAWWKQHLADENIVTGEIADIGGLPSLDFEDPEGQRLRLVSDGGKGGSHPWSQSPVPAEHQIRGLGPIVISVPDITNTEAVLTRVMNMRKVRDYASPDGEGQVHVFEMGAGGPAAELHVAVQPRLAPARQGAGAVHHVAFRAPDQETLHLWTARLAEFRLPSSGEVERYYFRSLYFREPNGILFEIATDGPGFTADEPLETLGESLALPPFLEAKRASIEAGLKPLK
- a CDS encoding thioredoxin family protein — its product is MHRNKVVSREDWFQAHKAHLAREKELTRLREHIAAERRELPWLKIRKDYVFETEQGPKRLANLFGANSQLIVYHFVFAPGSNHHCESCAFVADHMDGANRHLRHHDVSLVAVSQAPLAELQPYKQRMGWKFDWVSSYASDFNFDMQVSFTDKQIASGEAVYNFETPVLTSKDLPGTTVFHKSETSDIFLTFMSRARGSEQFIGAYQYLDIAPKGRDETGPYRTFMDWVRLHDEYGNRSQQGDVSP
- the gap gene encoding type I glyceraldehyde-3-phosphate dehydrogenase — encoded protein: MTVRVAINGFGRIGRNILRAIHESGRKDIDVVAVNDLGPVETNAHLLRYDSVHGRFPHEVSVDGDQITVGKEKFKVTAIKDPTQLPWKELGVDIALECTGIFTARDKAAAHLTAGAKRVLVSAPADGADLTVVYGINHDKLTKDHIVISNASCTTNCLAPLAAVLHETVGIEKGMMTTIHSYTGDQPTLDTMHKDLYRARAAALSQIPTSTGAAKAIGLVLPDLKGKLDGISIRVPTPNVSVVDFKFIAKRATTVQEINEAVIAASNGRLKGILGVTHHPNVSIDFNHDPRSSIMALDQTKVMDGNFVSVLSWYDNEWGFSNRMGDTAVAFGKTIA
- a CDS encoding phosphoglycerate kinase, which gives rise to MAAFKTLDDIGNISGKRVLVRVDLNVPVADGKVTDATRIERIAPTIAELSRKGAKVILLAHFGRPKDGPSPEFSLEPIAKATAEVLGRPVGFASDCVGDTAGSAVAAMNKGDVLLLENTRFYKAEEKNDPAFTERLAANGDIFVNDAFSAAHRAHASTEGLARLLPSFAGRTMQAELEALEKGLGNPVRPVVAIVGGAKVSTKIDLLMNLVKKVDALVIGGGMANTFLAARGTDVGKSLCEHDLASTAKQIMIEAAEAGCAIILPVDGVVAKEFKAGAACETVAISDVPADGMILDVGAKTVTTIGEWIDRAATLVWNGPLGAFEIEPFDHATVAAAKHAAARTKAGKLVSVAGGGDTVAALNHAGVADDFTYVSTAGGAFLEWMEGKPLPGVDVLKK